The Pectinophora gossypiella chromosome 10, ilPecGoss1.1, whole genome shotgun sequence genome contains a region encoding:
- the LOC126369953 gene encoding synaptic vesicle glycoprotein 2B-like yields MAIIGPKEKEVNGTMKSDKMMSLDDAMMLTGFGVYNIFHMLLGGIILMGVITQSLALGYVLPAAQCDLGLTASLQGLLAATPFMAIILTSYVWGWLGDTRGRRPVMLYTMLVSVVFSVFTSFAPDTASFAVLQFLSAVFTSGSTAVVYTYIGEFNNLRHRDKMVTFGSSFVGIGTVVLPGISWLILPLDFATYIGFLDIYYRPWRLLVVACALPFFFSFICLCFMPESPKFLYTAGRVDEALDVVKKIYSVNKRMPADSFPVTALTYEGPIKTTEVQKSSAFMTVLKSMRDQTVPLFRMPLLPWTILLCFVQFGCFASTNGFYVWFPTILNSLSSHEGGDTRICDVLEAGRAPVENGTVVECIDTISTETFLRSIYIGLVFCSMYIIVGFLVDYIGKKTILVTILTVTGACGIGAHLVTSQQSGVILFAIFQMCGACIGLMNAVAVELFPTKYRAMSVCLGMMMGRTGSMVGSNLIGFLLNSNCGVAFYLFGGIVTVNGLVCLTLPSRKKMNKEPTTEEPTQCQTHEPA; encoded by the exons ATGGCGATAATAGGACCAAAAGAGAAAGAAGTCAACGGCACGATGAAGAGTGATAAGATGATGTCGTTAGATGACGCCATGATGCTTACAG GGTTTGGTGTGTACAACATCTTCCACATGCTGTTAGGAGGCATCATCCTAATGGGCGTGATCACGCAGAGCCTGGCGCTGGGCTACGTGCTGCCCGCGGCGCAGTGCGACCTCGGCCTGACTGCCTCGCTGCAGGGACTCCTGGCGGCCACGCCCTTCATGG CTATAATCCTGACGTCGTACGTGTGGGGCTGGCTGGGTGACACGCGCGGCCGCCGACCTGTCATGCTGTACACCATGCTGGTGTCTGTCGTCTTCTCAGTCTTCACCAGCTTCGCGCCCGACACCGCTTCATTCGCCGTGCTGCAATTCCTTTCCGCTGTCTT TACCTCTGGCTCCACGGCAGTAGTGTACACTTACATTGGAGAGTTCAACAACCTCCGACACAGAGACAAGATGGTCACATTCGGATCATCCTTCGTTGGAATAGGAACCGTTGTTTTGCCAG GCATATCCTGGTTGATCCTTCCTCTCGACTTCGCAACCTACATCGGCTTCCTGGACATCTACTATCGACCCTGGCGTTTGTTAGTCGTCGCCTGCGCATTGCCGTTCTTCTTCTCCTTCATCTGCCTGTGCTTCATGCCTGAAAGTCCAAAGTTCCTCTACACAGCCGGCAGAGTTGATGAAGCTCTTGACGTCGTCAAGAAAATCTATTCTGTAAATAAGCGGATGCCTGCTGACAGTTTCCCG GTGACAGCTCTGACGTACGAGGGTCCAATAAAGACAACGGAGGTCCAGAAGAGCTCAGCGTTCATGACGGTTCTGAAGTCCATGCGCGACCAGACCGTGCCTCTGTTCAGGATGCCGCTGCTGCCATGGACTATACTGCTCTGCTTCGTGCAGTTTGGCTGCTTTGCTTC TACTAACGGATTTTACGTTTGGTTCCCGACAATATTGAACTCTCTGTCGTCGCATGAAGGAGGTGACACGAGGATCTGTGATGTCCTAGAAGCAGGCAGGGCTCCAGTTGAAAATGGCACTGTG GTGGAATGCATAGACACGATAAGCACAGAGACCTTCCTGCGGTCCATCTACATCGGCCTGGTCTTCTGCAGCATGTACATCATTGTCGGCTTCCTGGTCGACTACATTGGCAAGAAGACGATCCTGGTCACCATACTGACCGTCACCGGCGCCTGCGGTATCGGCGCCCACCTGGTCACTAGTCAACAAAGCGGGGTCATCCTGTTCGCGATCTTCCAAATGTGTGGAGCCTGTATTGGACTTATGAATGCTGTTGCTGTGGAATTGTTCCCGACTAAATACAG GGCCATGTCAGTATGTCTGGGGATGATGATGGGCCGCACCGGGTCCATGGTGGGCTCCAACCTGATCGGGTTCTTGCTGAACTCTAACTGCGGCGTCGCCTTCTATCTCTTCGGAGGAATTGTTACTG TGAACGGTCTGGTCTGCCTAACTCTACCGTCTAGGAAGAAAATGAACAAGGAACCGACAACAGAGGAACCCACCCAATGCCAAACCCACGAACCAGCATGA
- the LOC126369967 gene encoding putative transporter svop-1 produces MVAIMDKQTTRSKCSYDEALDCTGFGRYNLLMLTSCSLLILAMYLDVFGLSVALPAIACDLELTTSQQGLLSAVPLIGVMISSYGWGLCADTRGRRWTLLVAMPIGAILNIAVSIAPNYAALASLKFLSACFTSSANAAAFVLMGESSPLRHRSRFMFLMASATMFVQFVISICALPIFQLTFRIPISWLALDLRPWRLLLLVISVPGILGILSMLLLHESPKYLFSKSRDEEAMEILRGIYGFNTGEETDCFPVKSVTIEESPQQPERFSLRQMWNQTAPLFRPPLLKNSLKLYYILLCAFMTSTGFTMWVPTMTNAFFNGDDTSGKTFCEVASTAAQGSNSTSTDCNGVVTPSTLYAVMCYSGVAGILTIIISFLVGIVGKRRMMFIVFTISASCGILLLFVRIPILSIALFNTFLYVSFILGNINTYLVELNPTHLRGMATCLSVVAARGFGFFSVQLIATLLADHCLPMMSGYIVLVISGLIVSLFLPPDDVKKTEAVTAADCEANTDKTRF; encoded by the exons ATGGTGGCTATTATGGATAAACAAACAACCAGATCGAAATGCAGCTACGATGAAGCATTGGACTGTaccg GGTTTGGCCGATACAACCTGTTGATGCTGACGTCATGCAGCCTGCTTATCCTGGCGATGTACCTAGACGTGTTTGGACTGTCGGTGGCGCTGCCAGCCATCGCATGCGACCTGGAATTGACCACCAGCCAACAGGGGCTCCTGTCTGCTGTACCTTTGATTG GTGTAATGATATCTTCGTACGGCTGGGGCCTGTGCGCGGACACTCGTGGTCGCCGCTGGACCTTGCTGGTGGCCATGCCTATTGGCGCCATCTTGAATATCGCCGTCAGCATTGCACCCAACTACGCTGCGCTAGCCTCTCTCAAGTTCTTATCTGCTTGCTT TACATCATCAGCGAATGCAGCAGCGTTCGTGCTGATGGGCGAGAGTTCCCCGCTGCGGCACCGTAGCCGCTTCATGTTCCTTATGGCGAGTGCGACTATGTTCGTGCAATTTGTCATTAGTA TATGCGCTTTGCCGATCTTCCAATTAACCTTCCGGATCCCCATCTCTTGGTTGGCCCTGGACCTCAGACCCTGGCGACTGCTACTCCTGGTAATCAGCGTACCAGGCATCCTGGGAATATTATCCATGCTGCTTCTACATGAAAGTCCAAAATACCTCTTCAGCAAAAGCCGGGATGAAGAAGCTATGGAGATTTTGAGGGGTATATACGGTTTTAATACTGGAGAGGAGACTGATTGCTTTCCA GTGAAGTCAGTGACAATAGAAGAGTCACCTCAACAGCCCGAACGGTTCTCTCTCCGGCAGATGTGGAACCAGACCGCCCCTCTCTTCAGACCTCCGTTACTCAAGAACTCGCTCAAATTATACTACATTTTACTCTGTGCTTTCATGAC ATCCACCGGGTTCACTATGTGGGTACCCACGATGACCAACGCATTCTTCAACGGCGATGACACATCAGGAAAGACTTTCTGCGAAGTCGCCAGCACCGCTGCCCAGGGCAGCAACAGT ACTTCGACTGACTGTAACGGCGTCGTGACCCCTTCAACGCTGTACGCAGTGATGTGTTATTCTGGAGTCGCTGGAATCCTTACTATTATCATATCGTTCCTAGTGGGAATAGTCGGGAAACGCCGCATGATGTTTATAGTCTTCACTATATCTGCGTCATGTGGGATACTGTTGCTGTTTGTCAGAATACCCATTCTGAGTATAGCACTGTTTAACACGTTCCTCTACGTTTCATTCATACTTGGGAATATTAACACGTACCTGGTGGAATTAAATCCTACGCATTTGAG AGGAATGGCGACCTGTCTGTCAGTAGTGGCGGCGCGAGGATTTGGCTTCTTCAGCGTACAACTCATAGCTACACTTCTAGCAGATCACTGTCTGCCAATGATGTCTGGTTATATTGTCCTTGTAATAT CTGGGCTCATAGTGTCACTATTTCTACCTCCCGATGACGTCAAGAAGACTGAAGCTGTAACTGCTGCTGACTGTGAAGCAAATACTGATAAAACGCGATTTTAA
- the LOC126369981 gene encoding uncharacterized protein LOC126369981, whose protein sequence is MSETAGDNSKLRVLVLGGCGFIGRNLVEYLVTNDLVSSLRVVDKTPPQLAFLNPAHTKVFEDPRVEYKSANLINPTSCAAALDPGDAPWGLVVNCAGETRGGQTEAVYAEGIVTLSANVARQCAKMTARLVEISSGHMYSTDKPHKEDGPVDPWTVEGRMKSKVEKELKRLEPDLNYTVIRPAIVYGIGDRRSLTPRLLYGGIYKHLGETMKLLWTADLKMNTVHVRDVCRAIWTLGNRPEARHQTYNVVDEANSTQGSLAELVSEIFGINHDYYGTAISTLAKNDIASVAEEANDKHLTAWAAICRAYSVQHTPLEPSAGAELLLNKHLCLDGSRVRDLVPLDVPKPTKDNLLQVLEDYASMNLFPKELLL, encoded by the exons ATGTCTGAAACTGCCGGAGATAATTCAAAACTACGAGTCTTGGTCCTAGGAG GGTGCGGTTTCATCGGCCGGAACCTCGTGGAGTACCTGGTGACCAATGACTTGGTGAGCTCCTTGCGTGTGGTGGACAAAACTCCACCACAGCTCGCGTTTCTGAACCCGGCACATACTAAAGTTTTCGAAGACCCCCGCGTAGAATACAAGAGTGCGAATCTCATCAACCCGA CATCATGCGCCGCGGCGTTAGACCCCGGCGATGCCCCGTGGGGTTTGGTAGTGAACTGTGCTGGGGAGACGCGGGGTGGGCAGACAGAAGCGGTGTACGCTGAGGGCATCGTCACGCTCAGCGCCAACGTGGCTAGGCAGTGCGCCAAGATGACTGCGCGGCTCGTCGAGATCTCCAGCGGCCATATGTATAGTACTGACAAG CCGCACAAGGAAGATGGCCCAGTGGACCCGTGGACGGTGGAGGGGCGAATGAAGAGCAAAGTGGAGAAGGAGTTGAAGAGGCTGGAGCCTGACCTGAACTACACCGTCATACGACCAGCCATCGTGTACGGCATTGGGGACAGGAGGAGTCTTA CTCCACGGCTCCTCTATGGTGGCATATACAAGCACCTAGGGGAGACAATGAAGCTGCTGTGGACAGCCGACCTGAAGATGAACACAGTCCATGTGAGGGACGTGTGCCGCGCTATATGGACCCTGGGCAACCGGCCTGAGGCCAGACACCAAACTTACAACGTCGTGGACGAAGCCAACAGCACTCAAGGGAGCCTCGCTGAGCTGGTCTCCGAGATATTTGGCATCAATCATGACTACTACGGTACTGCAATCTCTACTTTGGCCAAG AACGACATAGCGTCAGTGGCGGAGGAGGCTAACGACAAGCACCTGACGGCGTGGGCGGCCATCTGTCGCGCGTACAGCGTGCAGCACACGCCACTGGAGCCCAGCGCCGGCGCCGAGCTGCTGCTCAACAAGCACCTCTGCCTGGACGGCAGCCGCGTGCGGGACCTCGTGCCGCTGGACGTGCCCAAACCCACCAAGGATAACTTGCTTCAG